In Planifilum fimeticola, the genomic window AATCTCTCCCTTTTTGACCCTCCGTTTCATCCGAACGTTGGCGCCCACCAATCCGATGGGCAACGCCCTCTCCCTTCGCTGCTCCTCAGCAGAAAGGATTCGGCCGTAAACGGTATACCCCCCGATCCCGTCCAACGCCTCTCCGGGCTGCAGATCTTTCTTGGCCACCGCGACCGTCTCGGAGACCGACCCGCAGCAGGGAGCGATGGTCGGTTCCTGATGAAAAAAGGCCCGGGCGACGGAAATGGGGGTTTCCAGACTGGTCAGATGGTAGGGCCGGTAGAGCACGTAATGGGGACCGTCCCCCATCTTGAGATACTTCAGCTGATCGTGGACCTCCGGATTGTCCGTCGTGATGACGGCAAAAACCCCCGGGGCCACTCCGTCCACGTAATCCACGATCCCCTTGCGGTGAAGGATTCCGCCCTCCTCCCGCAGTGAAAACAGGCGGGGAAGGCGATCCAAGGTTGCTTTGGGCCCGTGCATTCCGGGAACATCGGGCAAAAAGCCCGTCGCATTGGACACGGCAGTCATTTCCACCATCGTCTTGGTGCCGTCTCGGAAGGAGGCGAGCATCTTCGGATTGACTCCCTTCCGCCGCGCCTCATCGGCCACACCGTCGGGGGTGGCGTAAACGTCCAGGGGATTGTTTTTCCCTTTCCCCAGGGCGATCACTTCAAAGCCGAGGCTTGAGGCGAAATCATAGAGCTCCATGATCGCCCCGGGTTCATCCCCGGCGGTTCCCGTATATACGACCCCGGCAACATCGGCCATTTTCTTCAGCAGAGGGCCGACGGTAACATCGGCTTCCACGTTGAGCAAGACGATGTGCTTCCGGTTCAGAATGGCGTGCCAGGCGATCTCCGCCCCCACCTCCGGGATGCCGGTGGCGTCGACCACCACATCGACCGAATCCAGTTGCACCGCCATATTCCCATCCCGAGTGACCACCCATCCCCCCGAAGCGATCCACCTTTCCGCCTTTTCCGGATCGTCCGTCCTCAAAATCGAGGAGGAAGGAACTCCCGCCTTCCGATAAGCCGTCTCGGCACGCTCCGGGACGATGTCGGCGGTGATCACCACTTCCATGCCGGCGATTTTTTCAACCTGGGAAATCAGCCCCCGCCCCATCTGTCCGGCGCCGATCAACCCGACCCGGATGCAGTTTCCTTCCATCTCGTACTCTTTCAACCTCCGTTTTAACCCCAGCAATCTCTCCCCACCCCCATAGTATTTATTTGCGGACAAACATCAAGGGAGCATGCAGCTCCAGGACGGGTTCACTTGCTTCCACCTGGAGAATCCCAGGGAGCTCGGACCTGTCCTTTCCTTCAAACTTGATGGTGCAGTGTCCCAACTCCCGGAGGGTTTCATTCACTTTCTCCCCCACGCTGGTCACCCGGAAGGATTGATCGCCAATCACCAGGTAATC contains:
- a CDS encoding PTS glucitol/sorbitol transporter subunit IIA; the protein is MKCLFSTQITKIGNMVDSLIQEKMMVIFDEDAPEELHDMSILHTKSPCFESVRSGDYLVIGDQSFRVTSVGEKVNETLRELGHCTIKFEGKDRSELPGILQVEASEPVLELHAPLMFVRK
- a CDS encoding NAD(P)H-dependent oxidoreductase, whose translation is MLGLKRRLKEYEMEGNCIRVGLIGAGQMGRGLISQVEKIAGMEVVITADIVPERAETAYRKAGVPSSSILRTDDPEKAERWIASGGWVVTRDGNMAVQLDSVDVVVDATGIPEVGAEIAWHAILNRKHIVLLNVEADVTVGPLLKKMADVAGVVYTGTAGDEPGAIMELYDFASSLGFEVIALGKGKNNPLDVYATPDGVADEARRKGVNPKMLASFRDGTKTMVEMTAVSNATGFLPDVPGMHGPKATLDRLPRLFSLREEGGILHRKGIVDYVDGVAPGVFAVITTDNPEVHDQLKYLKMGDGPHYVLYRPYHLTSLETPISVARAFFHQEPTIAPCCGSVSETVAVAKKDLQPGEALDGIGGYTVYGRILSAEEQRRERALPIGLVGANVRMKRRVKKGEILTYDDVECEERNRIWILREFMEKDGQ